Proteins encoded within one genomic window of Ottowia sp. SB7-C50:
- a CDS encoding NUDIX domain-containing protein has product MTRWNYCPQCATPLEMLPMQEDSGIVERLRCAGCGFTHWNNPTPVLAAIVEYRGQVLLARNAAWPAKMFALITGFMEAGETPQEGIAREVKEETHLDVQSLELVGVYDFQRMNQVIIAYHAVCEGEVRLSPELVDWRLYDLPDLKCWPAGTGYALADWLRSRGHEPVFFTAEENAERRRGLD; this is encoded by the coding sequence ATGACCCGCTGGAACTACTGCCCCCAATGCGCCACGCCGCTGGAGATGCTGCCCATGCAGGAGGACAGCGGCATCGTGGAGCGCCTGCGCTGCGCCGGCTGCGGCTTCACCCACTGGAACAACCCGACGCCGGTGCTGGCCGCCATCGTCGAATACCGCGGCCAGGTGCTGCTGGCGCGCAACGCGGCGTGGCCGGCCAAGATGTTCGCGCTCATCACCGGTTTCATGGAGGCGGGCGAGACGCCGCAAGAAGGCATTGCGCGCGAGGTGAAGGAAGAAACCCATCTGGACGTGCAATCGCTCGAGTTGGTGGGCGTGTACGACTTCCAGCGCATGAACCAGGTGATCATTGCCTACCACGCGGTGTGCGAAGGCGAGGTGCGCCTGTCGCCCGAACTGGTCGACTGGCGCCTGTACGACCTGCCCGACCTGAAGTGCTGGCCCGCCGGCACCGGCTACGCGCTGGCCGACTGGCTGCGCTCGCGCGGGCACGAGCCGGTGTTCTTCACCGCCGAAGAAAATGCCGAGCGGCGCCGCGGCCTGGACTGA
- the cysM gene encoding cysteine synthase CysM, translating to MNYPTIEDTIGRTPLVRLQRVGVRDNAARGNVVLAKLEGNNPAGSVKDRPALSMIARAEERGEIKPGDTLIEATSGNTGIALAMAAAIKGYHMVLIMPEDLSIERAQTMKAFGAELILTPRSGGMEYARDLADKMVSQGKGRVLDQFANPDNPRIHYETTGPELWEQTGGRITHFVSAMGTTGTITGVSRYLKEKNPDVKIIGAQPSEGSRIPGIRKWPEEYLPRIYDPKAVDELVLVDQLDAEDMARQLASEEGIFGGISSGGAAWVAQQVAAQVQGATIAFVVCDRGDRYLSTGVFPA from the coding sequence ATGAACTACCCGACGATCGAAGACACCATCGGCCGCACGCCCCTGGTGCGGCTGCAGCGCGTGGGCGTGCGCGACAACGCGGCGCGCGGCAACGTGGTGCTGGCCAAGCTCGAAGGCAACAACCCGGCCGGATCGGTGAAAGACCGGCCGGCGCTGTCGATGATCGCCCGCGCCGAAGAGCGCGGCGAGATCAAGCCCGGCGACACGCTGATCGAGGCCACCAGCGGCAACACCGGCATCGCGCTGGCCATGGCGGCCGCCATCAAGGGCTACCACATGGTGCTGATCATGCCGGAAGACCTGTCGATCGAGCGCGCGCAGACCATGAAGGCCTTTGGCGCCGAACTGATCCTGACGCCGCGCTCGGGCGGCATGGAATACGCGCGCGACCTGGCCGACAAGATGGTGTCGCAGGGCAAGGGCCGGGTGCTCGACCAGTTTGCCAACCCCGACAACCCGCGCATCCACTACGAAACCACCGGCCCCGAGCTGTGGGAGCAGACCGGCGGGCGCATCACGCACTTCGTCAGCGCCATGGGCACCACCGGCACCATCACCGGCGTATCGCGCTATCTGAAAGAGAAGAACCCGGACGTGAAGATCATCGGCGCGCAACCGTCCGAAGGCTCGCGCATTCCGGGCATCCGCAAGTGGCCCGAGGAATACCTGCCGCGCATCTACGACCCGAAGGCGGTGGATGAACTGGTGCTGGTCGACCAGCTGGACGCCGAGGACATGGCGCGCCAGCTGGCCAGCGAAGAAGGCATCTTTGGCGGCATTTCGTCCGGCGGGGCGGCCTGGGTGGCGCAGCAGGTGGCTGCGCAGGTGCAGGGCGCCACCATCGCTTTCGTGGTGTGCGACCGCGGTGACCGCTACCTGTCGACCGGCGTCTTTCCGGCCTGA
- a CDS encoding CDP-6-deoxy-delta-3,4-glucoseen reductase: protein MTYTITVQPSGRSFEAESGETMLAAGIRQGIGLPYGCKDGACGSCKCRKLSGTVTHGPHQDKALSAQEEADGYVLTCCGTATSDVVLESRQVTHAGAFPIKKMPARVAVLEKLSPDVMRVKLQLPANDIIQYHAGQYVEFILRDGARRSYSMANAPHTLIENGAPMVDLHIRHMPGGKFTDHVFGTMKEKEILRIEGPYGSFHLRDDSPKPMVLLASGTGFAPIKAIIEHLQFMGITREAVLYWGGRRPHDLYMDAWVKARCAEMPNLTYVPVVSDALPEDGWSGRTGFVHRAVLQDFADLSGHQVYACGAPIVVDSARRDYVEQAGLPEHEFYADAFTSEADKLTG, encoded by the coding sequence ATGACCTACACCATCACCGTACAACCCAGCGGCCGCAGCTTCGAGGCCGAATCCGGCGAAACCATGCTCGCAGCGGGCATCCGGCAAGGCATCGGCCTGCCCTATGGCTGCAAGGACGGCGCCTGCGGCTCGTGCAAGTGCAGGAAGCTGAGCGGCACCGTCACCCACGGCCCGCACCAGGACAAGGCGCTGAGCGCGCAGGAGGAAGCCGACGGCTACGTGCTGACCTGCTGCGGCACCGCCACCAGCGACGTGGTGCTGGAGTCGCGCCAGGTGACGCACGCCGGCGCCTTCCCCATCAAGAAAATGCCGGCGCGCGTGGCCGTGCTTGAAAAGCTGTCGCCCGACGTGATGCGCGTGAAGCTGCAACTGCCAGCCAACGACATCATCCAGTACCACGCCGGGCAGTACGTCGAGTTCATCCTGCGCGACGGCGCGCGGCGCAGCTACAGCATGGCCAACGCGCCGCACACGCTGATCGAAAACGGCGCGCCCATGGTCGACCTGCACATCCGCCACATGCCGGGCGGCAAGTTCACCGACCACGTGTTCGGCACCATGAAGGAAAAGGAAATCCTGCGCATCGAAGGCCCGTACGGCAGCTTTCATCTGCGCGACGATTCGCCCAAGCCGATGGTGCTGCTGGCTTCGGGCACCGGCTTTGCGCCGATCAAGGCGATCATCGAGCACCTGCAGTTCATGGGCATCACGCGCGAAGCCGTGCTGTACTGGGGCGGCCGACGCCCGCACGACCTGTACATGGACGCCTGGGTCAAGGCCCGCTGCGCCGAGATGCCGAACCTGACCTATGTGCCCGTGGTGTCCGACGCCCTGCCCGAAGACGGCTGGAGCGGCCGCACCGGCTTCGTGCACCGCGCCGTGCTGCAGGACTTTGCCGACCTGTCCGGCCACCAGGTTTATGCCTGCGGCGCGCCCATCGTGGTCGATTCGGCGCGGCGCGACTATGTCGAGCAGGCCGGCCTGCCCGAACATGAGTTCTACGCCGACGCCTTCACCAGCGAAGCCGATAAGCTGACAGGCTGA
- a CDS encoding sulfurtransferase TusA family protein, with protein sequence MDIAKEVDARGLNCPLPILKAKKALAELQSGQLLKVLSTDGGALRDFQAFARQTGNELVEQTTEGDTTAHVLRRR encoded by the coding sequence ATGGACATCGCCAAAGAAGTCGACGCACGCGGGCTGAACTGCCCTTTGCCCATCCTCAAGGCCAAGAAGGCGCTGGCCGAGTTGCAGAGCGGGCAGTTGCTGAAGGTGCTGTCGACCGACGGCGGCGCGCTGCGCGACTTTCAGGCCTTCGCCAGGCAGACCGGCAACGAGCTGGTCGAGCAGACCACCGAGGGCGACACCACGGCGCACGTGCTGCGCCGCCGGTAG
- a CDS encoding APC family permease, which yields MTLPASESTQPGQTLALREAVAIIVGIVIGAGIFKAPSLVAQFTGSTGWMLAAWVAGGLISLIGALCYAELAAAWPHAGGDYHFLQRAYGRRVAFLFAWARFAVITTGSIALLAFVFGDYMSAVLPLGAYGSATWGALAVVVLTWLNARGIHASASAQSWLTLAEVLGLVLVVVAGLWLWGSGGHSMPVPDAPAAAGSGMPALGMLGLAMVFVLLTYGGWNEAAYLSAELRGSRRGILHALVISLTLITVLYLLVNLAYVYGLGIQGMARSEAVAADLLRVAFGRTGETLIAVMVAVAALTSINATMIVGARTNFAVGRDWPQLHWLGRWEGARGVPAVALYAQSGFALALVVLGASLRSGFQTMVDYTAPVFWSFFLLCTLALMVLRRKEPHAPRPFKVPLYPLLPLLFAAVCAYMLWSSLVYVKAGALVGVGVLAVGALLLAWLETSARRRGATLAQGQ from the coding sequence ATGACGCTGCCCGCGTCCGAGTCCACCCAGCCGGGGCAGACGCTGGCGCTGCGCGAGGCGGTGGCCATCATCGTCGGCATCGTCATCGGCGCCGGCATTTTCAAGGCGCCGTCGCTGGTGGCGCAGTTCACCGGCTCCACCGGCTGGATGCTGGCGGCCTGGGTGGCGGGCGGGTTGATCTCGCTCATCGGCGCGCTGTGCTATGCCGAGCTGGCGGCGGCCTGGCCGCACGCGGGCGGCGACTACCACTTTCTGCAGCGGGCCTATGGACGGCGCGTGGCCTTTCTGTTTGCGTGGGCGCGCTTTGCGGTCATCACCACCGGCTCCATCGCGCTGCTGGCCTTCGTGTTTGGCGACTACATGAGTGCCGTGCTGCCGCTGGGTGCCTACGGCTCGGCCACCTGGGGCGCGCTGGCCGTCGTGGTGCTGACGTGGCTGAACGCGCGGGGCATTCACGCCAGCGCCAGCGCACAAAGCTGGCTGACGCTGGCCGAGGTGCTGGGCCTGGTGCTGGTGGTGGTGGCCGGCCTGTGGCTGTGGGGCAGCGGTGGCCACAGCATGCCGGTGCCCGATGCGCCCGCGGCGGCAGGCAGCGGCATGCCGGCGCTGGGCATGCTGGGGCTGGCGATGGTGTTTGTGCTGCTGACCTACGGTGGCTGGAACGAGGCCGCTTACCTCAGCGCCGAACTGCGCGGCTCGCGCCGCGGCATCCTGCACGCGCTGGTCATCAGCCTGACGCTGATCACCGTGCTGTACCTGCTGGTCAACCTGGCCTATGTGTACGGCCTGGGCATCCAGGGCATGGCCAGGAGCGAGGCGGTGGCGGCCGACCTGCTGCGCGTGGCCTTTGGGCGCACGGGCGAGACGCTGATTGCCGTCATGGTGGCGGTGGCGGCGCTGACCTCGATCAACGCCACCATGATCGTCGGCGCGCGCACCAACTTCGCTGTCGGGCGCGACTGGCCGCAACTGCACTGGCTGGGCCGCTGGGAAGGCGCGCGCGGCGTGCCGGCGGTGGCGCTGTATGCGCAGTCCGGCTTTGCGCTGGCGCTGGTGGTGCTGGGCGCCAGCCTGCGCAGCGGCTTCCAGACCATGGTCGACTACACGGCGCCGGTGTTCTGGAGCTTCTTTCTGCTGTGCACGCTGGCGCTGATGGTGCTGCGCCGCAAGGAGCCGCACGCGCCGCGCCCGTTCAAGGTGCCGCTGTACCCGCTGCTGCCGCTGCTGTTTGCCGCCGTCTGCGCCTACATGCTGTGGTCGTCGCTGGTCTACGTGAAGGCCGGCGCGCTGGTGGGCGTGGGCGTGCTGGCCGTGGGCGCGCTGCTGCTGGCGTGGCTGGAAACGTCGGCCCGCCGGCGCGGCGCCACGCTGGCGCAGGGGCAATGA
- a CDS encoding NAD-dependent epimerase/dehydratase family protein has product MPSNLSPLGALPARFRRPRVLIVGCGDVGQRAARGLVPRVRVLALSRDGSAAALSALRAQRIQPLVGDLDDAVRLRRLAGIATRVLHLAPPPGEGDGDPRTRALVRALARRTPPLALVYGSTSGVYGDCGGAHIDETRGLRPATARARRRVAAEGHVRAFGRAAGVRTSVLRIPGIYAADREGGTPRARLLRGTPVLAPQDDVYTNHIHADDLARACVLALWRGAPQRVYHASDDSALKMGDYFDLAADLYGLPRPPRVRRADAAQHLPATLLSFMGESRRLDNTRLKRELRLQLRHATPASGLLSHS; this is encoded by the coding sequence TTGCCCTCAAACCTGTCGCCCCTGGGTGCGCTGCCCGCGCGCTTCCGGCGCCCGCGCGTGCTCATCGTCGGCTGCGGCGACGTGGGACAGCGCGCCGCGCGCGGGCTGGTGCCACGCGTGCGCGTGCTGGCGCTGTCGCGCGATGGGTCGGCGGCGGCGCTGAGTGCGCTGCGCGCGCAGCGCATCCAGCCGCTGGTGGGCGACCTGGACGACGCCGTCCGCCTGCGCCGGCTGGCGGGCATCGCCACGCGCGTGCTGCACCTGGCGCCGCCGCCCGGCGAGGGTGACGGCGACCCGCGCACCCGCGCGCTGGTGCGGGCGCTGGCGCGCCGCACGCCGCCGCTGGCGCTGGTGTATGGCTCGACCAGCGGCGTGTACGGCGACTGCGGCGGCGCGCACATCGACGAAACGCGCGGCCTGCGCCCCGCCACTGCCCGTGCACGCCGCCGCGTGGCCGCTGAAGGTCACGTGCGCGCCTTTGGCCGCGCCGCCGGTGTGCGCACCAGTGTGCTGCGCATACCCGGCATCTACGCCGCCGACCGCGAGGGCGGCACGCCGCGCGCCCGCCTGCTGCGCGGCACGCCGGTGCTGGCGCCCCAGGACGACGTCTACACCAACCACATCCACGCCGACGACCTGGCGCGCGCCTGCGTGCTGGCGCTGTGGCGCGGCGCGCCGCAGCGGGTCTACCACGCCAGTGACGACAGCGCGCTGAAGATGGGCGACTACTTCGACCTGGCCGCCGACCTGTACGGCCTGCCCCGTCCGCCGCGCGTGCGCCGCGCCGACGCCGCCCAGCACCTGCCGGCCACGCTGCTGTCCTTCATGGGCGAATCGCGCCGGCTGGACAACACGCGGCTCAAGCGCGAGCTGCGCCTGCAACTGCGCCATGCCACGCCGGCCAGCGGTTTGCTATCCCATTCATAG
- the galU gene encoding UTP--glucose-1-phosphate uridylyltransferase GalU, protein MPPVRPVHTAVFPVAGLGTRFLPATKASPKEMLPIVDKPLIQYAVEEAYAAGVRHMVFVTGRSKRAIEDHFDTAYELESELEAAGKHDLLKLVHAVAPDDMDCTYVRQHRSLGLGHAVLCAAHIVGDRPFAVLLADDLMVGPPGGQPVLAQMADAFEALGRSVLAVQEVPLDQVRRYGIVAGQAAGERLISIEHIVEKPAPDVAPSRMGVAGRYILTPRIFDEIRSQTPGAGGEIQLTDAIARLMSKERVYAYQYSGKRYDCGSKEGFLEATVELALQHPEMGASFRSYLKSLTL, encoded by the coding sequence ATGCCCCCTGTGCGCCCCGTTCATACCGCCGTGTTTCCCGTCGCCGGGCTCGGCACGCGCTTTCTCCCGGCCACCAAGGCCAGCCCCAAGGAAATGCTGCCCATCGTCGACAAGCCGCTCATCCAGTACGCGGTGGAAGAGGCCTACGCAGCAGGCGTGCGCCACATGGTGTTCGTCACCGGGCGCAGCAAGCGCGCCATCGAAGACCACTTCGACACCGCGTACGAGCTGGAAAGCGAGCTCGAAGCCGCCGGCAAGCACGACTTGCTGAAGCTGGTGCACGCCGTGGCGCCCGACGACATGGACTGCACCTACGTGCGCCAGCACCGCTCACTGGGCCTGGGCCACGCCGTGCTGTGCGCCGCGCACATCGTGGGCGACCGCCCGTTTGCCGTGCTGCTGGCCGACGACCTGATGGTGGGCCCGCCGGGCGGCCAGCCCGTGCTGGCGCAGATGGCCGATGCGTTCGAAGCGCTGGGCCGTTCGGTGCTGGCGGTGCAGGAAGTGCCGCTGGACCAGGTGCGCCGCTACGGCATCGTGGCTGGCCAGGCGGCGGGCGAGCGGCTGATCAGCATCGAGCACATCGTCGAAAAGCCGGCGCCTGACGTGGCCCCGTCGCGCATGGGCGTGGCCGGCCGCTACATCCTCACGCCGCGCATCTTCGACGAAATCCGCAGCCAGACGCCCGGCGCCGGCGGCGAGATCCAGCTGACCGACGCCATTGCGCGATTGATGAGCAAAGAGCGCGTCTACGCTTACCAGTACAGCGGCAAGCGCTACGATTGTGGTAGCAAAGAGGGGTTCCTGGAAGCCACCGTGGAACTGGCTCTGCAGCACCCCGAGATGGGCGCGTCGTTCCGCAGCTACCTGAAGTCGCTGACGCTGTAG
- a CDS encoding class I SAM-dependent methyltransferase, whose protein sequence is MTLIDTHRADRRTFMASSAAWAAAGLLAPAGLQAQPARGRAAAGYEPQRGQSGKDVIWIPTPDVQVTRMLRLAQLTPQDYLIDLGSGDGKIVIAAAREGTPGLGIEYNPDMVALSQRRAREAGVADRARFEKADIFESDFSRATVITMYLLPHLNLRLRPRILALKPGTRIVSHEFRMGRWRPDETSRIGNASVHLWLVPANVGGQWELQFPQRAGPATVRLDVARQHFQNFDAAVAFGDFETFVREPKVAGDQVRFDLTDEDGHLRRFTGRVAGDRITGSVYDLTGGGAVRAPFSARRLGAAPPIEGSGPAADNEAESLGTE, encoded by the coding sequence ATGACACTGATCGACACCCATCGCGCCGATCGGCGCACCTTCATGGCCAGTTCGGCGGCCTGGGCCGCGGCGGGGCTGCTGGCGCCCGCCGGCCTGCAGGCACAGCCCGCGCGCGGGCGCGCCGCCGCGGGCTACGAGCCGCAGCGTGGCCAGTCCGGCAAGGACGTGATCTGGATCCCCACGCCCGACGTGCAGGTCACCCGCATGCTGCGGCTGGCGCAGCTGACGCCGCAGGACTATTTGATCGACCTCGGCTCGGGCGACGGCAAGATCGTCATTGCCGCGGCGCGCGAAGGCACGCCCGGCCTGGGCATTGAATACAACCCCGACATGGTGGCGCTGTCGCAGCGGCGCGCTCGCGAAGCCGGCGTGGCCGACCGCGCGCGCTTCGAGAAGGCGGACATCTTCGAATCCGACTTCAGCCGCGCCACCGTCATCACCATGTACCTGCTGCCGCACCTCAACCTGCGGCTGCGTCCGCGCATCCTGGCGCTGAAGCCGGGCACGCGCATCGTCTCGCACGAATTCCGCATGGGCCGCTGGCGGCCCGACGAGACTTCGCGCATCGGCAATGCGTCGGTTCATTTGTGGCTGGTGCCGGCCAATGTGGGCGGGCAGTGGGAGCTGCAGTTTCCGCAGCGCGCCGGCCCGGCCACGGTGCGGCTCGACGTGGCGCGCCAGCACTTCCAGAACTTCGACGCTGCCGTGGCGTTTGGCGATTTCGAGACCTTCGTGCGGGAGCCCAAGGTGGCGGGCGACCAGGTGCGCTTTGACCTGACCGACGAGGACGGGCACCTGCGCCGCTTCACCGGCCGTGTGGCGGGCGACCGCATCACGGGCAGCGTGTACGACCTGACCGGCGGCGGCGCCGTGCGCGCGCCCTTCAGCGCGCGCCGCCTCGGCGCAGCACCACCCATCGAAGGCAGCGGCCCGGCGGCCGACAACGAGGCCGAATCGCTGGGCACCGAATGA